A window from Leptospira meyeri encodes these proteins:
- the gyrA gene encoding DNA gyrase subunit A, producing the protein MTEQNGQENESNKTLALNLSGRPDVAGALKAGVRVIPVEIEDQMKEAYLDYAMSVIVGRALPDVRDGLKPVHRRILHAMNERAWRSDRPYVKSAKIVGEVIGNYHPHGDSAVYETMVRMAQTFSMRETLIDGQGNFGSVDGDNAAAYRYTEAKLTKLAEELLKDIEKNTVSFSPNFDDTRQQPDVLPANFPNILVNGSTGIAVGMATNIPPHNLKESVNAVIALIQNPDITLPELMKILPGPDFPTGGTIIGGEGLYQAYATGKGSIRIRSKVDIVENNKGREIIVINEIPYQVNKKNLLEKIGELVNEKIIEGISEILDLSDRKGIRVEIHVKKDANAQVILNQLFKLTQLQVSYGITMLAILNNRPKIFSLKEILKSYADHRNEVVVKRTEFDLDKAQKRAHILEGLRIALDNIDEVIRIIRASKDVKEAQSSLMATFSLSEIQADAILEMRLQRLTSLEVQKIIEELEQVRLLIADLEDILAKPERVKSIICEELGKVSQSFGNNRTTEISLESLESSTFNAEDLIADEEVVVQLSEDMFIKRLPMDTFRRQKRGGKGVQGISTKREDFVKKLSSAMTHDNLMLFSNKGRAFLMRVYELPIATKEARGKSLKAVINLNDDEIITSLFTFRNFDESYLLMVTRDGFVKKIQLDEFTNTKKSGIIAIGLRDGDELIDVIANPNNFDVFIGSKNGLAIRMNLNELRSQGRTASGVTAMKLEDDDAIAGITKVEPGTNLFCVSENGFGKRTDFEEFSTKGRGGKGMTYLKIGEKNGRAVGIASVKEEDELLVITQSGMAIRVEVKTISMLGRSAMGVKVVNTKDDDFVKDFAVVRDSESDSE; encoded by the coding sequence ATGACCGAACAAAACGGCCAAGAGAACGAATCAAATAAAACCTTAGCACTGAATCTTTCCGGTAGACCAGACGTAGCCGGTGCACTCAAAGCCGGTGTGCGGGTCATTCCGGTTGAAATTGAAGACCAAATGAAGGAAGCTTACCTTGATTATGCGATGAGTGTCATTGTGGGTCGAGCCCTTCCCGATGTTAGAGATGGATTAAAACCAGTTCATAGAAGAATTCTTCATGCGATGAATGAAAGAGCCTGGAGATCAGATCGTCCTTATGTAAAATCAGCAAAAATAGTTGGGGAAGTGATTGGTAACTATCACCCTCATGGTGACTCGGCAGTTTACGAAACTATGGTTCGAATGGCCCAAACTTTCTCAATGCGAGAGACTTTGATTGATGGGCAAGGAAACTTTGGATCTGTCGACGGTGATAATGCGGCGGCCTATCGTTATACGGAAGCAAAACTTACGAAACTTGCGGAAGAACTACTCAAAGACATCGAAAAAAATACTGTTAGCTTTTCGCCAAACTTTGATGATACGAGACAACAGCCGGATGTATTACCAGCAAATTTTCCAAATATTCTGGTAAACGGTTCCACAGGAATCGCAGTGGGTATGGCTACCAATATTCCACCGCATAACCTAAAAGAATCGGTAAATGCAGTAATTGCTCTCATTCAAAATCCAGACATAACACTTCCGGAACTCATGAAAATTCTTCCGGGACCTGATTTTCCAACTGGTGGAACAATCATTGGTGGCGAAGGTCTTTACCAAGCCTACGCAACAGGAAAGGGTTCCATTCGCATTCGATCTAAAGTTGATATCGTCGAAAACAACAAAGGTCGTGAGATCATTGTCATCAATGAAATTCCTTACCAAGTAAATAAGAAGAACTTACTCGAAAAAATCGGGGAGCTTGTGAATGAGAAAATCATTGAAGGGATTTCTGAAATTTTGGATCTTTCGGATAGAAAGGGAATTCGCGTTGAAATCCATGTTAAAAAAGATGCAAATGCGCAAGTCATCCTAAATCAACTTTTCAAACTCACACAACTGCAAGTGAGTTACGGAATTACAATGCTTGCGATTTTAAATAACCGCCCAAAGATCTTCTCATTAAAAGAAATCCTAAAATCATATGCAGATCATCGAAATGAAGTCGTTGTCAAACGTACTGAATTTGATTTAGACAAAGCACAGAAACGAGCACATATCTTAGAAGGACTTCGCATTGCGCTTGATAATATCGATGAAGTGATTCGTATCATTCGTGCATCCAAAGATGTAAAAGAAGCACAAAGTTCTCTCATGGCAACGTTCTCACTTTCTGAAATCCAAGCAGATGCGATTTTAGAAATGCGTTTGCAACGCCTCACTTCCTTAGAAGTTCAAAAGATTATCGAAGAATTAGAACAAGTGCGACTTCTTATAGCTGACCTAGAAGACATTCTTGCCAAACCAGAACGAGTCAAATCCATCATTTGTGAGGAACTTGGAAAAGTTTCCCAGTCTTTTGGAAACAATCGTACAACTGAGATTAGTTTAGAATCTTTAGAATCCTCAACATTCAATGCAGAAGATTTGATTGCAGATGAAGAAGTTGTAGTTCAACTTTCTGAAGATATGTTTATCAAACGTCTTCCTATGGATACCTTCCGTCGCCAAAAACGAGGGGGAAAGGGAGTCCAAGGAATCTCCACAAAGAGAGAAGACTTTGTTAAAAAACTCAGTAGTGCCATGACTCATGATAACTTAATGCTCTTTTCCAATAAAGGTAGAGCATTCCTCATGAGAGTTTATGAGTTACCGATTGCTACAAAAGAAGCACGCGGAAAATCACTCAAAGCAGTGATCAACCTAAATGATGATGAAATCATTACTTCCTTATTCACGTTTAGAAATTTTGACGAATCGTATTTGCTTATGGTTACAAGAGATGGATTTGTGAAAAAAATTCAATTGGATGAATTTACAAATACTAAAAAATCCGGAATCATTGCGATCGGACTACGGGATGGTGATGAACTAATCGATGTGATTGCTAACCCAAATAACTTTGATGTGTTTATTGGAAGTAAAAATGGTCTCGCTATCCGTATGAATTTGAATGAACTTCGTTCGCAAGGTAGAACAGCTTCTGGTGTGACTGCAATGAAGTTGGAAGACGATGATGCCATAGCAGGAATTACAAAAGTAGAACCGGGAACCAATTTATTCTGCGTATCCGAAAACGGGTTTGGAAAACGAACTGATTTTGAAGAGTTCTCTACCAAAGGTCGTGGTGGTAAAGGGATGACCTATTTGAAGATTGGTGAAAAAAATGGACGGGCTGTAGGTATTGCTTCTGTAAAAGAAGAAGATGAACTACTTGTCATCACTCAATCCGGAATGGCCATTCGTGTAGAAGTCAAAACAATATCGATGTTGGGACGTTCTGCTATGGGTGTCAAAGTGGTGAATACCAAAGATGATGACTTTGTAAAAGACTTTGCAGTCGTTAGAGATTCAGAATCCGATTCAGAATAA
- the recF gene encoding DNA replication/repair protein RecF (All proteins in this family for which functions are known are DNA-binding proteins that assist the filamentation of RecA onto DNA for the initiation of recombination or recombinational repair.) — MFLKKIYIKNFRNHEETQLTFKSRLIFFIGNNGEGKTNLLESISLLSYLKSFRESDQNQLLRWDTKDTFIRAEFESEENDYLFEYGIEHSYSKRKKLKVNGEEFKKISDYVGYFRSIVMSPPDILIIEDGNVERRRFLDAFISSTNRYYLKQLIEYDRLLKQRNATLKKENSTDREIGIWDEPIIEHDAEIREIRTKTIESLAGYFHKNLQQLSSGKDPFFLTYKPNISSKEEHRQKLIVNLRKDRAIGYTSCGNHRDTLPIGFDDKDLSGFGSQGQKRSAVIALKTACFQMIRDTTGEAPVLLIDDIIRELDVKRREYFVNLISECGQAFFTTTDLEGIHEYVGNLTVDKEIYQVEGGKVKVFLEK, encoded by the coding sequence ATGTTTCTAAAGAAAATTTACATAAAAAATTTTCGGAATCACGAAGAGACTCAGTTAACATTCAAATCACGTCTTATCTTTTTTATTGGAAACAATGGAGAAGGTAAGACAAACCTTCTCGAATCCATTTCTCTGTTATCCTATTTAAAAAGTTTTCGCGAATCGGATCAAAACCAACTCCTTCGGTGGGATACAAAAGATACCTTCATACGTGCTGAATTTGAATCTGAAGAGAATGATTATTTATTTGAATATGGAATTGAACATTCTTATTCCAAAAGAAAAAAACTAAAAGTTAACGGGGAAGAGTTTAAAAAAATCTCTGACTATGTAGGATACTTTCGTTCGATTGTGATGAGCCCTCCGGACATTCTCATTATTGAAGATGGCAATGTGGAAAGAAGAAGATTTTTAGATGCCTTTATTTCTTCCACCAATCGTTATTATTTAAAACAACTTATTGAATATGATCGTCTCTTAAAACAACGAAATGCTACTTTGAAAAAAGAAAATTCTACAGATCGGGAAATTGGAATCTGGGATGAACCGATCATTGAACATGATGCGGAAATTCGTGAAATCAGAACCAAAACCATTGAAAGTTTGGCCGGATATTTTCATAAAAATTTACAACAGTTAAGTTCAGGAAAAGATCCTTTTTTTTTAACTTACAAACCAAATATCTCTTCGAAAGAAGAACATAGACAAAAACTCATCGTTAATCTTCGAAAAGACAGAGCGATTGGTTATACCAGTTGTGGAAACCATAGAGATACGTTGCCAATTGGATTTGATGATAAAGATTTAAGTGGGTTTGGATCCCAAGGACAAAAACGAAGTGCGGTCATTGCACTTAAAACTGCTTGTTTCCAAATGATCCGCGATACCACGGGAGAAGCTCCGGTTTTGCTTATTGATGATATCATCAGGGAACTGGACGTCAAACGAAGAGAATATTTTGTAAATCTTATTTCTGAATGTGGGCAGGCATTTTTTACTACTACAGACTTGGAAGGAATACATGAGTATGTTGGAAACCTAACAGTTGATAAAGAAATCTACCAAGTGGAAGGTGGAAAAGTGAAGGTGTTTTTAGAAAAATGA
- the dnaN gene encoding DNA polymerase III subunit beta encodes MKFTVNTTEFLKAINSVDGVISVREIKSALSNLKIQTGENEVYLSATDLEIAIKTSVPSTIGEKGTASLPAKQLSSIFKNLNFDTSLLTTTDQSENSETTITDASGKMDTKFKVNGIDSEDIKTIPKVDETSVVEFPCQTIREMFRKTSYAMAIEETRFVFNGLFLKPDNTDLIVVGTDGRRLSKIVRKFPKQFPFKNGVIIPHKAVREMLKMMEGKETAKIGFVEEQIYVSSGNVELLFKLIDGNFPDYEQVIPKQTSESVRVVKADFLTFLKQALISAEEPSKQIRLAFTKGNVNISSSNPGTMMFDHNMPIEYNGEAITIAFKGDYLSDVVKAVDDPEVILEFTTSSAPVLFKDPSDSDFVSVIMPMKL; translated from the coding sequence ATGAAATTCACTGTCAATACTACAGAATTCCTAAAAGCAATCAACTCAGTGGATGGAGTCATCTCAGTTCGAGAGATTAAATCGGCTCTCTCCAATCTCAAAATCCAAACAGGTGAGAATGAAGTTTATCTTTCTGCTACCGATTTAGAGATCGCAATCAAAACTTCTGTTCCATCCACCATTGGAGAAAAGGGAACAGCATCTTTACCTGCGAAACAACTATCGAGTATTTTTAAAAACTTAAACTTTGATACAAGTTTACTCACAACGACAGACCAATCAGAAAACTCAGAGACAACCATCACTGATGCCAGTGGCAAGATGGACACTAAGTTTAAAGTCAATGGAATTGATTCAGAAGATATCAAAACAATTCCAAAAGTGGATGAGACAAGTGTAGTCGAATTTCCTTGCCAAACCATTCGTGAGATGTTTCGTAAAACTTCTTATGCGATGGCAATTGAAGAAACTAGGTTTGTATTCAATGGTTTATTTTTAAAACCGGACAATACAGACCTAATTGTTGTCGGAACGGATGGACGTCGTCTTTCTAAGATTGTTCGTAAGTTTCCAAAACAATTCCCATTCAAAAATGGTGTGATCATTCCTCACAAAGCTGTTCGCGAGATGCTTAAGATGATGGAAGGAAAAGAAACAGCTAAAATTGGATTTGTAGAAGAACAAATTTATGTTTCTTCTGGAAACGTAGAACTTCTTTTCAAACTGATTGATGGAAACTTTCCTGATTATGAACAAGTCATTCCAAAACAAACTTCAGAATCGGTTCGAGTTGTAAAAGCTGACTTTTTAACTTTTTTAAAACAAGCTCTCATTTCTGCAGAAGAACCTTCAAAACAAATTCGTTTGGCTTTTACTAAAGGAAATGTCAATATTAGCTCTTCCAATCCTGGTACGATGATGTTTGATCATAATATGCCAATTGAATACAATGGAGAAGCAATCACAATTGCCTTTAAAGGTGATTATTTGAGTGATGTGGTGAAAGCTGTGGATGATCCTGAGGTCATTTTAGAATTCACAACTTCAAGTGCCCCGGTTCTTTTTAAAGATCCTTCAGATAGCGACTTTGTTTCTGTCATTATGCCAATGAAACTTTAA
- the gyrB gene encoding DNA topoisomerase (ATP-hydrolyzing) subunit B has protein sequence MSNETDQNAYSASKIKILEGLEAVRKRPGMYIGTQDESGLHKMVYEVVDNSVDEAMAGHCTEIDVRILPDHIIEVRDNGRGIPTGIHPDKGKSTIEVVLTILHAGGKFENDAYKVSGGLHGVGVSVVNALSTYLEVEVHQDGKLHYQKYQAGVPVEDVKIIGDTSHRGTVVRFKADDTIFTTVDFSFDTLSARFREIAFLNKGLLIRIEDQRKDEVAKHEFKFDGGIVSFVEYITESKHPLHKVLHFVGEKENVWAEIALQYCDTYSENIFCFTNAINNNLGGTHLEGFRTALTRTLNDHLKKDQILFKKQPNGLQGDDIKEGLCAVISIKIPQPQFNSQTKEKLVNAEVKGLMQTITGEGLNRFFEENPAVIKKILEKCILASKAREAARRARDLTRRKTVLEGGGLPGKLADCSEKDPEHCELYLVEGDSAGGSAKQGRDRNTQAILPLKGKILNVEKARLDKILSNEEIRTLITVMGTGIGDDEFNVEKLRYKKIIIMTDADVDGSHIRTLLLTFFFRYMKPIIEQGSLFVAQPPLYLLKFGREAVYVYSDREKEEILKARPNDKVVIQRYKGLGEMNPEQLWDTTMDPKERVMLQVKLQDFVEAEDTFNILMGDEVSPRRRFIEANSYKVANLDL, from the coding sequence ATGTCCAACGAAACCGATCAAAACGCCTATTCAGCCTCGAAAATCAAGATCCTAGAGGGTCTAGAAGCGGTCCGGAAACGCCCCGGAATGTATATCGGAACCCAGGATGAGTCCGGCCTACATAAGATGGTTTATGAGGTTGTAGATAACTCTGTGGATGAGGCAATGGCTGGCCATTGTACTGAAATTGATGTCCGCATTTTACCAGACCATATCATAGAAGTTCGTGATAATGGTCGCGGGATTCCTACAGGAATTCATCCGGACAAGGGTAAGTCTACCATTGAAGTAGTATTAACGATCTTACATGCCGGTGGTAAGTTTGAAAACGATGCTTATAAAGTTTCTGGTGGATTGCACGGGGTAGGGGTATCCGTTGTAAACGCTCTTTCTACTTATTTAGAAGTGGAAGTCCACCAAGATGGAAAACTTCATTATCAAAAATACCAAGCCGGTGTACCTGTTGAAGATGTAAAAATTATAGGAGACACATCTCACCGTGGAACAGTGGTTCGCTTTAAAGCAGATGATACCATTTTTACCACTGTAGATTTTTCTTTTGATACTCTTTCTGCAAGATTTAGAGAAATTGCTTTTTTAAACAAAGGACTTCTCATCCGTATTGAAGACCAAAGAAAAGACGAAGTTGCTAAACATGAATTTAAGTTTGATGGTGGAATTGTTTCATTCGTGGAATATATTACCGAATCAAAACACCCTCTTCATAAAGTTTTACACTTTGTTGGTGAGAAAGAAAATGTTTGGGCAGAGATTGCTCTTCAATATTGTGATACCTATAGCGAAAATATTTTTTGTTTTACCAATGCCATCAATAACAACTTAGGTGGAACTCACTTAGAAGGGTTTAGAACCGCTCTTACAAGAACTCTAAACGACCACTTAAAGAAAGACCAAATCCTTTTCAAAAAACAACCCAATGGTTTACAAGGGGATGATATCAAAGAAGGCCTTTGTGCTGTGATATCGATCAAAATCCCACAACCACAGTTTAACTCACAAACAAAAGAAAAATTAGTTAACGCAGAAGTAAAAGGTCTTATGCAAACCATCACAGGAGAAGGACTCAATCGATTTTTCGAAGAAAATCCTGCTGTGATCAAAAAGATTTTAGAGAAATGTATTTTAGCATCCAAAGCTAGAGAAGCAGCAAGACGTGCACGAGATTTAACAAGAAGGAAAACTGTTTTAGAAGGTGGTGGTCTTCCTGGTAAACTCGCAGACTGTTCTGAAAAAGATCCTGAACATTGTGAATTGTATCTTGTCGAGGGAGATTCGGCAGGTGGTTCCGCGAAACAAGGTCGGGACAGAAATACCCAAGCCATCCTTCCTTTAAAAGGTAAAATTCTAAACGTAGAAAAAGCACGTTTGGATAAAATTCTTTCAAATGAAGAAATTCGAACACTAATCACTGTTATGGGAACAGGAATTGGTGATGATGAATTCAATGTTGAAAAACTTCGTTATAAAAAAATCATCATTATGACAGATGCAGATGTGGATGGATCACATATCCGAACACTCCTATTAACTTTTTTCTTCCGGTATATGAAACCAATCATTGAACAAGGATCTTTGTTTGTGGCGCAACCTCCATTGTATCTTTTGAAATTTGGAAGAGAAGCTGTCTATGTTTACTCTGATAGGGAAAAAGAAGAAATTCTTAAAGCAAGGCCCAATGACAAAGTTGTGATCCAACGATACAAAGGTCTTGGAGAGATGAATCCAGAACAACTTTGGGATACGACTATGGATCCAAAAGAACGAGTTATGTTACAAGTGAAATTACAAGATTTTGTGGAAGCAGAAGATACATTCAACATCCTTATGGGTGATGAAGTATCTCCACGTCGTCGTTTCATTGAAGCGAATTCTTACAAAGTTGCAAATTTAGATCTTTAA
- a CDS encoding branched-chain amino acid transaminase codes for MAQNSFPYTYFEGKIVPSEDAKVSVQTHALQYGTGVFGGIRGYYSEAKKNLYVFRLPEHCKRLVNSTKIMQLQIQITPEEIQSIILDLLRKNEAKQNVYLRPFIYTSALQLSPRFHDVKADITVYALKLDDYLDTQNGLTTIVSSWQRFSDNQIPTLSKVSGGYVNSALAKSEAVQNGMDEAIFLDARGFVSEGSAENLFIVRDGVIHTPTIPSSILEGITRRSIIQIAKDLGIQVVERDIARSELYIADELFFSGTGVQVAWVKEVDRRLIGNGNIGPITKKIQSIFFEAVRGEQPSYMNWLTPVY; via the coding sequence ATGGCTCAGAATTCATTCCCTTATACATACTTTGAAGGAAAGATCGTTCCTTCCGAGGACGCGAAAGTTAGTGTCCAAACTCACGCCTTACAATATGGGACAGGCGTCTTCGGTGGAATCCGTGGTTACTACAGCGAAGCGAAAAAAAATCTCTATGTCTTTCGATTACCGGAACACTGCAAACGACTTGTGAACTCCACAAAGATCATGCAGCTCCAAATCCAAATCACACCGGAAGAAATCCAATCCATCATTCTGGATCTCCTTCGTAAAAATGAAGCAAAACAAAATGTATATTTAAGACCTTTCATCTACACTTCTGCCTTACAACTTTCGCCGCGTTTCCATGACGTAAAAGCAGACATCACCGTGTATGCGTTGAAGCTTGATGACTACCTCGACACACAAAATGGACTGACAACAATTGTTTCCTCTTGGCAAAGATTTTCTGATAACCAAATTCCCACCCTTTCCAAAGTGAGTGGCGGGTATGTGAACTCGGCTCTTGCCAAATCAGAAGCCGTTCAAAATGGAATGGACGAAGCCATCTTTTTAGATGCGAGAGGATTTGTATCAGAAGGTTCTGCCGAAAATCTTTTTATCGTTCGTGATGGAGTGATCCATACACCAACCATTCCATCTTCAATTTTAGAAGGGATCACAAGAAGAAGTATCATTCAAATTGCAAAAGACTTAGGGATCCAAGTTGTAGAAAGAGACATTGCTCGTTCCGAACTTTATATCGCTGATGAATTATTTTTTTCAGGAACAGGTGTGCAAGTAGCTTGGGTGAAAGAAGTGGATCGTCGTTTGATTGGAAATGGAAACATAGGTCCCATCACCAAAAAAATCCAATCTATCTTTTTTGAAGCGGTTCGTGGTGAACAACCAAGTTATATGAATTGGCTGACTCCGGTATACTAA
- the dnaA gene encoding chromosomal replication initiator protein DnaA — MERRWEEILEEISKQIPPKYFSNFIAPLKFDKSENQVVHLTAPSTGIKRHVETKYTSFIEDAVYQVIGDRFRVSILAESETSTQIFKEVIQSKFDESDSDLNPEFIFSNYITSDSNKIAYTAAKSVAEQPGKYNPLYIFGPVGVGKTHLLHAIGNEIKKKDPWKTVRYVNSTSFLNEFIFTVRQNNRESLESFKIRYQSYNVLLFDDIQFLNGGAEKTQEEFFALFNFLYDRKRQIVIASDRPSYELPLHERLKSRFVHGLQADIKSHDLALRIELLRANFSEFNIPASDKLLQWLAERLEGDSRALIGIVNDLVLYKKAYEYFLLTEEKIQEIAEARFLTNKKRIGFSPDMVIDLVCERTNIARKDLLGKSRKADFIPPRHLCMLLLHDVLHIPKAQIGRIFSTTHSTVIHGIDKFRERMKTDPQWEDLFHTIKHKISFQ, encoded by the coding sequence TTGGAAAGACGTTGGGAAGAAATTTTAGAAGAAATATCGAAACAGATACCTCCCAAGTACTTTTCTAATTTCATCGCACCACTCAAATTCGATAAATCTGAGAACCAGGTGGTCCACTTAACGGCTCCTTCCACCGGAATCAAACGCCATGTGGAAACCAAATACACGAGTTTCATTGAAGATGCCGTTTATCAAGTTATAGGTGATCGTTTTCGTGTGTCGATTCTAGCTGAATCAGAAACATCCACACAGATTTTTAAGGAAGTCATCCAATCCAAATTTGATGAATCCGACTCGGACCTAAATCCAGAATTTATTTTTAGTAATTATATCACTTCCGATTCCAATAAGATCGCTTATACAGCTGCAAAAAGTGTGGCGGAACAGCCAGGGAAATACAATCCACTTTATATTTTTGGACCAGTAGGTGTGGGGAAAACTCATCTCTTACATGCAATCGGAAACGAGATCAAAAAAAAGGATCCATGGAAAACGGTTCGGTATGTAAACAGTACCTCGTTTTTAAATGAATTTATTTTTACCGTTCGTCAGAATAACCGCGAATCTCTCGAATCTTTTAAAATTCGATACCAGTCTTATAATGTTCTCCTCTTTGATGACATTCAATTTTTGAATGGCGGGGCTGAAAAAACCCAAGAGGAATTTTTTGCACTCTTCAATTTTCTTTATGATAGAAAACGCCAAATCGTCATTGCATCCGATAGACCCAGTTACGAACTACCGTTACACGAAAGGCTAAAATCTCGATTTGTACACGGACTCCAAGCCGATATCAAGTCGCACGATTTGGCACTGCGGATCGAACTTTTGCGAGCCAATTTTTCTGAATTCAATATTCCTGCAAGTGACAAACTTCTACAGTGGCTTGCTGAACGATTGGAAGGGGATTCCCGCGCTCTGATTGGAATCGTAAACGATTTGGTCTTATACAAAAAGGCCTATGAATACTTTTTACTCACAGAAGAGAAAATTCAGGAAATTGCCGAAGCACGTTTTCTTACGAATAAAAAACGAATTGGATTCAGTCCTGATATGGTCATTGATCTTGTCTGCGAACGTACCAACATCGCTCGGAAAGATTTACTCGGAAAGAGTCGGAAAGCCGATTTCATCCCACCGAGACATCTCTGTATGCTTCTCCTTCATGACGTCCTTCATATTCCGAAAGCACAAATCGGCAGAATTTTTTCGACTACACATTCGACCGTCATCCACGGAATCGATAAATTCAGAGAACGTATGAAAACAGACCCACAATGGGAAGACCTGTTTCATACCATCAAACACAAGATAAGTTTCCAATAA
- a CDS encoding DUF721 domain-containing protein yields MKKVELHELFQSLEKMGMDREAVFRDQILKTLRLRWNEIVGDYFGKQSFPKSIEGKKLTVVCRHSMVSQELEFQKAELLVKVNSITNPVLLEKIHFKTGNEFQNPRS; encoded by the coding sequence ATGAAAAAAGTCGAACTCCACGAACTCTTCCAAAGTTTGGAAAAAATGGGTATGGACAGGGAAGCTGTCTTTCGGGATCAGATTCTAAAAACCCTACGCCTTCGTTGGAATGAAATTGTTGGTGATTATTTTGGAAAACAGAGTTTCCCGAAATCTATTGAAGGTAAAAAACTCACAGTTGTTTGTCGTCACTCCATGGTTTCCCAGGAATTGGAGTTTCAAAAGGCAGAACTTTTGGTGAAAGTGAACTCAATTACGAACCCAGTTTTATTGGAAAAAATTCACTTTAAAACGGGAAACGAATTCCAAAATCCTAGGTCTTAA